In Setaria italica strain Yugu1 chromosome IX, Setaria_italica_v2.0, whole genome shotgun sequence, the genomic stretch CCGGCGGCTGCCGCGCTGCTGCACCGTCCGCCCACCAATCGATGCGTCCCCTTCCATCCCGCCCACCGCTCAACCTTGCCCCACCACCGATACCTCCCACCGGATATCCAGCCCCCGCCTGCCCGGTGGTGCTCCCGCGCTGCCTCACATTCACCGCTGGTTGAACCGCCACTGCCCGACCTCCTCCTCTAAGGCCGGTGGCCATTGGAGCCCCCGGAACCTCGAAATCTTAATCCTAACCTCTGCCGACCTCGACCACCACTAGAGGCCGATGGCAACCTCGCCGTCGAGCCGCTACCGCCCACTACCCACCGCATCGCCCAGCTCCCGCCCCTCCAACCTTGGCTCCTCGCCGGTGCACGCAAGCGAGCGACATCTCTCACCCGTGGAGACGGAGGAGATCGTGCTGCTACCGTGGACCATACGAATCTCCAACAGTGGAAGCTGCTACGGGGCAGAAACAACCACCTAGATTGGCAGAAACGCAGGCCCAAGGGCACGGCCTGGAGACCTGGATGCCATCACACGGCCTGCTAGACAAATACATCACGGCTTGCCTTCTTTGCAAGATATCTTCCTTTATTTGCGATGTTACCTCCACAGCtggtgaatttttttatttttaaccttttttaaatttatttttaaaaataacctaagcCGAAGTTTATTTGCGGTGGGTAACCCTTTTGACCGCGCTAGACCGCTAGGCGTGGCAGGAAGCCTCTACCGTGCCACACACACTGGCGCGGTGGACCGTTACCACGCTGGCGCGGTGCGGCGCCGTGCTAGGTGGGCGCTGATGTGGGCGGCCGCTTGACGCACAAGCCCGCCTAAttgcctggcgcggcagcgcctcACCTAGACACGCGCGCCAgctccttcctttcttcttcctctagaACACCAGCGCCTGAGCTccttgccgccgctgcccgccatgccacccccaaatccacccaaaatccgacgATTTCGGAGGGAAAAAGTTAAGGATTGGTAATCACTTtgtgtggaaggtatccccTTACTTTTTCCCTTAATTTagcgttgcatttggtagatcagaggatgtttaggtgacttagggttaggttgatgatttcaattttgaatgaaatgcaatgttgttatgtgttagatgatgcgtaGTTCAGACGCAAAAGAGTCTCTGCCCATGATATTGACGtatagaacttgttgaatgcttcgatttaggtatatattcatccaattgtgtagtgtaaatgacatgtgtatttttttgtttgcaatatgtccaataaatatgtccaatatgtttaGTTTACAATATAGTTTATATGgtgaagtgtttgtattttgcagatggattgtttaatttgtatgtttGATGGTAGGATTGTATTTTGTTGGTATGCAATTGTGTAGTGAACATGACATGGTGTACATGATGCTTTTTTTAcaatatgttcaattaatttgtctcatatttttgttccttaatatagttgctatagttgatatggttaagtgtttgtattttgtcgatggagtgtttgtatttttttaaaatgatgtatatagttcGTATGGATTatgtgtgtaaagtttatttgtgtattaatttacTGGCACTTGATGTCTAGGTGAGATGACGTCGTTcggttgtgaatacaagcggcgtaggtggtatgtgcgttacgtgggcgagtccaatgctgCTGGTCCCatacctcctgcccttccggtacctctttgtagatgtggcatggaagcagaggtgaaacaatcaaggtaTCCAAAGACAGctggaagagccttctatgtgtgCAAGTGGACTTTTGATCGAATGCTtgccgcaccttgtgatttctttcagcGGATcaatggacccgacaaatatgaacctaggatccgcctattcctatattatagcacagagcttaaaccatactatcagtttaggcgttgggttcctcctccaccaaacccacctaggatgaccgaggagaagaagcaagaggctgcttgtaggcgtgtgagggatcctcccatgtgcaagtgtggtgttcctgctaagcttatgcgtccaaACTTAGTggttccacctaagttcactTCATTCTTTTGATGctcgctaaagactcatgtaagtttatTATGAGAATGTTAGTATGACGTGTAGCTAGCAGTGATAGTTTTATTGATATATGGTCACTTTTAATGTCGTCATcggttttttgcaggatgggtggccgttgtgtgatttcaacgAGTATATAGACGGTCGAAAGACGATgtggccaacggaggagcaagtgcgggagttcgagagtggaaaggcaccatggccatgtgtgtcctctcctagttgTAAATGCAAGtatggtatattggcaacagaaggtgtgATGCCTTCTGAGCTTAGATATGGTTTGTTTTGTGGCAATGCACGTGGCGGTTATTGGGTGagtaactactcgtctcttTTGTGTTATTGAGGTTGGAACTtatttcaaatttgtaagaatatgaaattgttgttgcaggagggaaggacatgtgattgggaagatttttctgGTCGTTGtaatttgttattaaagttgggtaatacatcggaaccatggaagtcaagaaaacaacaaaaactaatagaaaagattaggaaggagtatgatgtgcctatccCTGACGGCGACTTGCTTTGGGAGAAAATATACCAAGATATGGTtcatgagactggagtggagCCTGAAGAACTTTATGCGAGgcaaactattattaagtattggaggcagaacAGAACTAAGTATCCATGACCTGGTGCGGCAggggtgagctgccgcgccaactgcatagaactttcagtaggttttcgGCTTGTGGGTgggggctgccacgccaggcgcagTGGCGCGGCAGGAGTGAGGTGCCGCACCAACTGCGTAGAACTTCTAGTAGGTTTCAACAGGTGGGAGGGACTGCCGCGCCACGCCGGTTGGTGCGACAggggtgagctgccgcgccaactgcatagaactttcagtaggttttcgGCGTGTGGGTGGAGGCTGCCACGCCACGTGTAACggcgcggcagctcaccccTACCGCACAAGGCGTAGTGGCGTGGTAGGAGTGAGGTGTCGCGCCAACTACAAaaaactttcagtaggtttcgtgGGATGGGGGCTGCCACGCCACTCCGCCTGGCACGgcaggagctcgccgccgcgccaaATCTACccaactttcagtaggttttctAGGCTGCTGACTCCTGCCGACTCAGCTGCCGCGGCAAGCACTTTCAGTAGGTTTGCACTTTCAGTAGCCTTTTTTATTGTGATTTTTTTGAAACTAGTTTGACTCATCAAGTTATTCCCTCTCTTCCCTAGTATGCGTGAGCCGACTAGTACGAACATTTACGAAAAAATACATGAAGCACAAGTATGTCACGAAGCAAACATAAACCATTGTATGGACCGAAATGAAACTAAcatccaacttagtcttttacacatGTGACAATTCCAACAGTCTTGCACACACAGATAGCATAAATTGCAATATAGTCCTGCAGCATTGCACACCTAGTGCATCACACTTGAGACATGCACATTTCATTGTCGTGGCCGCCGCTAaaccggagggctaaaaggatctcttgggcgacgctccctccttggatgcgtgggcagcacattggcgctgccaatGTCGGTGTGGCCCGGGAACGACGCCGGCGTGGCATCCGAGTACGAGGTGCAGGTTCCTATGGAAAAATTGAGCAGAAAGCATGACGgtgtatgacacttcgggaaTTGAACTTAACAATCCAGAATTGAATTTGGGAAAACTGGTGAAtgtacctggctggactctccctgtGTTTGAGTCACAAGTAGAGCATCGATCATGCTAAAaatctccagttcctcaccatatgtagggtcATCATCCTCGGACTAGTTACCTTCAGAGTCCTCGCTTgcctgaggggatgcgggtgCCTTGCCTCGTGACCTCTTGCTAGGACCTGCAGCAATGGATGGTGATGCAGTCCTAGGGGGAGTCGCCAATGAAGTCCGTCGTGATCCTAAAGAAGTACCCTAGCCATTACCCCCATGGTGCACATCTGTGGAcgacatgcagttcatcctcatggCCATTCGCCTGTAGCTTTTCTGACCCTCTACAACTGTAAGTAGCATACATTCACGACTATGATATTGATAGGGTTACGAAGGTAGTATGGGTATCAGTGGAAATTAGGTTGGGCTTGTACCTCTGCGAACTGATGAAGCACACCATCACCGGATCCGACTGCGCGCTCCATGACCACGCCCGCCTCGTTtgcaagccttgcaagctgctaTCCCTGTACGCATAGTTTTCATCCCATGAATGATCAATGTTACGATACTATGATTACAAACTgaaatcttaccatgtagtcatggagaggtgcacgctcaggctgtgtcccatagcgTGTCACCGTGTCATACACGTCAGCTATGTCATCGAACGAGTCAAACGGTGCATCatcaatgggcacattactcCAAGATGGCTTCACTTTAGTTCTCGTCGAAGCACAGTACCATcatatgtactcattgtttggtcctGCTCGCCAATACGGCccaccttcaggatcgcatcttTGCCTGTTCTCCCATTGGATGAGGTACTGAgcatgcttcaccctccaatcattctccttgtacctcTTCCTGCGGTTGATCCTGCATCACAAAatagtgaagtattagtataacatgttaAGTACGTGTATCGAATAACCTCCAGTAGTTATTGATTCCTGCATACTTGTGCAATTGCTGCaaagtcgataattccaaaggagggcacggttgcatcatcccaaactgccgcatcaccctatgcggcatgtGGAACTCTACGACGTAGTACAAGATTATTGGAGTCATGCACCTCCACAACTCTCTGtctctgtagcacgtcggtgaaaatACGATCTGGCTTAGCTGCTGACGGTCGTACGGTTTCCAttcaaccttcaaaaatttgtacgcaatacttatttcatatgTCATTATACGGAATAGAGCTTAAAAAACTCTGGTGAGCAAATTACCTCGTGCTGCATGACAACATCCAACTCGTTTATGTAGGCCCTGTAGTgcctatccggattgccacgaatgggctgcacatgcttccacacatgatagaaTGTGGGATGAGCATCATTTCGATACCATGGCTGCaattgcaagtaagtccaattgTTCACATGATACAACAGTTTTGAGAACATTAAAGCGGAAGAGAGAATTTgccgttgtgacttacatcgacacAGAGACGGCAAGCTCGACCTAtgggcattcgctcccaaatccagaTCTGCAGCATATaggtgcaccctccaacatttgAATCCCTCGCAGTGCgcctgcaagcctcacatagctACTTGTACAGCCAGGCGAGaaccgctgagccccaactgtacaGGGCTATGTTGTCTCAATCTAGACCCAAAATTGGGAGAACCATCCAAGACACCGCGTTCCCGGCTGCATCAGGAAGGAGGAATGTGCTCATaaagtgccatagccaaacATGAGCGTAAGACTGCACAACCTCGTCATTTGCTTCCTACGGGCAAACgttgaagtgctccctcaactaTGCGGAGCTCACACCGGAGGTCTTCTTGGAGTTGTCTCCGTCCTCTGGCTCTAgcggcctaatcccaatatgcattGCTACCATGTCACGCATTTTCTCATTCTGTATGATTCCCGTCACTGGATGCCCCTCCGGTGGAAGACCGAGTATCATAGCAATGTCCTGCATCGTGATGGTCATCTCTCCGAatgggaggtggaaggtgtgagTCTCCAgacgccacctgtcgaccatagcggtcaacaacggtccgtccattggagggacaCCCGCGACAACATGAACCGCAATATCCAAAAATCCTGCTCTCTGCAAGTACTGcgcgtaccgctcatcccacctaagtggtgagtgcactcTAGCCCTGAGTGGTttcaaatcctgcaaaacattataaTATTATTACTTAGCTAAAAGGAAATAGACATTGATGAAAAAGGTGGTTTTGAacaaaaatgagaagtcaatgcATTTGAGAATAAAGGGCTCATCAACTATACGAATAAAGGGCtactaaagtggtaagtaacacaaatatgatataaatggcattttcagtatgaaattgttCACATTGTACACAACAAACTGCAATGGTGTTTGTCATCACCGTTTTGAAGTTGAAACTTAATGTCAGCTGAGAATTACACAAGCAAATATTCATGGACAGTCTTAGCATCAATTTATAAGAATTTCGTAACGACTATTTTCAAAATGCAAGTGAAAAAGCATGTTAAGCACTATTGCGACAAATTAGCAAGCATTGATAAGTTCATACGAAAgtcttgcaattctcatcctaaggtacaCATTCATCAGCATAAATTAGCCAGCATTGATAAGAACTGATGCAGTACCTCCTGTAGGTTGGCGAGGTGGTGGGCGCGGTGCTGCAAGTCGTACATGGACTCAAGAAGCGGGTACACTGGGGCCACCATCCTaaataaacaaaaacaaaattcgTTAGTAAAAAGCTGCATTATATGATAAGTATAGTAACAATGATAATTTACTATCAATAAATGATATAATGATAACCTTGCAAAATACGAGCAACGCGCCTACCCTCATGTTGGAAGAACGCGGCATATTACTGTTCGCCCTAGATTTCGTGGTCTTAGAATTTCTAttgcggcatgtgcaattcctaatgatcttgtggcatttcgagcaacgattttccgacttgtccacatcaaaatcaccaatgccataatctgcagaaagcctcccttgcgacacgtccatgtcgcctatcaaacgcttcttctgcctccttcctactttatttctcatcaaattggAGTTGGGCACataccctaccccttcatatgccggccattgtggCGGATCAAGGTAACGTTGAAAGCTAGATTCCCATATTctgatggtgtgctccctagagtacaatggtgacatgtacaagggactttcatagttaagacctcttgccttgcaagctgtaatgaagtgtgaacatggaaggtgcaacaattgaggaatgttgtaggtgcacgaaacttcgttcagatccactctgtagtgtcggcctccatgactctcacctCCAACGTTAGTAGTACCGCAACTttttatagaatacaccatcctttctggcccgtacggttctgctaagtagtgcacggatctaagctcagcctgTGATAAAAATTCATCTGCAACCTTCCTAATTCTATGGCCTTCATCCAACATTGCACGTGCCTTTTGCCATCAatccacaaagtaggcgttgcatttttcgaatgagtattcaataattccagagACGGGCCTACTTTGGATGCCTTTGAAAATAGTGTTTAGtgattccgagtagttcgtggtcataataccccaacgcATCCCTCTCTtatcgaaagcctgcgcccatttatcctaatcctccatttcacccgtcaaccattcttttgcatcatcgttcaagtccttcactagatcttctaacttctcactaaATTCTCTCTCCGTATGAACCTTGCATAAagtcttcaattttccaatcacgcgGTCGgtcttctgccgacgcgacatgttggcagcaaagtgcctcgtgcaccacctatgcacaagcggtggaaaaccatccatgtggtccttcgcacaatttaggagccTATGGTGCCTATCCGATATCATACACACTTgccgtgaaggtccaagtacATGTTGccaaacaagtttcataaaccatgaccaactctcattattctcactctcggccaaagcaaaagcaagaggcacaagctgctattctggatctacaccaactgccatcattagtgtacccttatactttccaatcaagaatgtaccgtccacaagtatcataggacggcaatgttgaaatgcctcactacattgagggaaacaccaaaataccctttggagtatatgcttcaaaactccattgtcaggatgcatcatgccacatgagtcaaTGAACCGTTTAACCCTGGGATTATAGTAGGCTATAGCtgtgagtaccctaggaacAATGCCATAAGACTCCTTCCAGCCCCCCCAAAGTAGGGCAacggcgtgttgcttcgcccgcaaagcctttgaatacttgacacggtacccactaaaggcgaagatggactccacgagggatgtctcgctgtctttacggataatgcctagaaTACGCCGCCCAAGGTACTTTGTTGTGCACTGGACGTCCACTCGCCTCGGCTGTGATgaacgacaagtatgcggttgcacaacatttgaaattcttcATTATCcagtgcttgatattagccgagaccatacacgccaatggcatccttgcttgcacatcacattgtaccttaagttcttgtcagagtgaactatgctaaaaggtctatgtaacctcactgcgtagtcagccaagaaaaacttcagctcttCAAGACTATTAAACTTcattcccttcttaatcactaGACTCTCACTAAAGGGCATTCCTTCggaattcaccatactagattcacatatggctttgtggaccatactgatgtcctcatcattgggaacggatggcagttcgacatcacgttcttttaacaaccgcaacttgttctgggtgtaagaaaaatatTCGTCCATACGACCAATGCCTTCTATATCATGCACGGTTGCGGTGTCGAACtgcggtccatcctcttcatattctacctcctcgtcctcattttcatgcccaccactctgagATAAtgactcctcctctgcctcgacacctactaccccatcttcgtTGAATTCactatcttcggaacccatgGAGACATTATCATCATCTATATTtgtttcatccctctcaaaagtgTTATTGGAAAAATCACCATTGGCAATAGCTAAGTCAAAAGCACATTCtatttcacctaacacgtgatgcaatatttctgactcctgggtaccattacgaTTCACTACCACCACTTCCTCCCTgaagacaacatttgggccaggcatacgaacaatttcaactataacctccaaacatgcaacatttgattcgtgaactacatccttgtagtgcttccaatttgaatcggatgccaagttcatgagaacataatgagctctagctttcccacaatcaaaacgacctctcaaactcatctcatacactctacatccatacttcatCATTGCACGATCAACTAAATcagtaaaacttggaggactctcgaagaattcaattgactcattcatattctctaactccccattttgtttcacaataccaccataaaaaaatcgaactaagcgatccatctacaaaatacaaacatttcaccatgtcatatacactacacattgcacatattcgacatatcaactcgacacattccacatattggacaaattgcaaataaaaaatatacatgtcatgtacactacacaattggatgaacATATATACCTAAAtagaagcattcaacaagttctacacgttaatatcgcgggcagagactcttTTGCGTTTGAACtacgcatcatctaacacaaaacaccattgcatttcattcaaaagtgaaatcatcaacctaaccctaagtcacctaaacatcctccgatctaccaaatgcaacggtaaaacacgagaaaaagtagggggataccttccacacgaagtaGGGATCGATTTCCtcaactttcccccaccgaaatcatcggattttgggtggatttggggtggggcggtgggcggcggcggcaaggagcTCGGGCACGGGTgttctggaggaagaagaaaggagggagggaggaaggaagaagccgGCATGCGTGTCTAGGTGAGGTGCTGTCgtgccaggcgggctggcgcgtcAAGCGCCCGCCTggtgcggcgcggcgccgcgccaATGCATGTGGCGTGGTAGAGGCTTCTTGCCGCACCTGGCGGTCTGGCGCGGGCAATAAAGTTcggctgaggttatttttaaaaataaatttttaaaaagttaaaaataaaaaaatcacagCCGGCGATTCCGATCCAAATATTCTACCAAAAGTAAAATAATAATCACTCCATTGAAGGCCTCTATGATCCTCTCTTTCCATCTTTCATGAAACCCAACAGGAGATCTTTTCCTTATTACGGTGATATGGGTAATTACTACAGTAGCACgctaatctctctctctctctcgctctctcacTGAAGCCAGAACCCTGCAACCCTGCCATCGCCCAGTCGCCACCTGCACCAGTCCGCGGCCACGGTCTGCGCCACGGAGCCGTAAGATTCTTTCGACGCGTCTAGTTCGATCGGTTAGTTTGCGTAGACGCCATGCATCAATCATTTCTTTCTCATATATTCATCCACAGCGGCATGATTCAGTACCCTGTTACATCTCATCTATGGCCATTATTGCCCGATTTCGACAGAGCGTGTGCTTCAATCTGGTCTGGTCCCCGTCGTCTCTGTTGTTTTCAGGTTGTGTTTTGGCGACCTCGTCGCACACGACAGCCATGTCCTGGGTCATGGGCACCGCTGCTGCCATCGTCCTGATGGCGTGCGGCGCGATGGCCGCCggagccgcggcggccgcgttCCTCGCCACGCTAAGGGCGCTGCGGCGGTCGGTGGCGCGGGAGGCGTTGCTGCGGGCGAGCCTCGTGAGGCACAAGGAGGCGCCGCAGCAGGCGGAACGGAAGAGCCTCAACAAGACCAGCGCGTTCGCCGGCGCCAGCCACGACATCAGGTCGGCGCTGGCGGCGATCACGGGGCTGGTGGACGTGTCCCGGGTGGAGGCACGGGCGCACCCGCAGATCACGCGTAACCTTGAGCAGATGGATGTCTGCACAAAGAAGCTGCTCGGTGAGTTGGAACTTTGCATACTTTGTAGCAACTGTTATTGTAGATAAATGTTCGTCTGTTCGGATATTGCAGCTTTACAGTATTTGAATTTTGGTACTAGTAGCAATGTAGCATAGGAATGCTCATTCATCGGCTAAAATATACATCTATGTTgaaaattgttgcagctgcacAGTTTATGAATTTAAAAAGCCACAGTTTTATTAGAAATATATAGGCTTAGATACCATTTCTTTTACAGTTTTTATGTACATAATATGTCAATTGAAATGGGCCCTCGCTTTGTTCGTTTTATAACTTGGAGCACTTTATAATCAGGAGAATCCTCAACACTGCAATGTAATTTGTGCAGAGATACTTAACTCGATACTAGATACAAGCAAGGTTGAATCAGGAAAGATGCAGCTTGACGAGGTTGAGTTCAACCTAGCAGACGTTTTGGAAGAATCCATGGACATGATCAACATAGTAGGCATTAGCAAAGGGCTGGAAGTGGTCTGGGATCCCTGTGATTTTTCCATCCTCAAATGTGGAGATGTGATAGGAGACTGCAGGAGACTCAAGCAGATACTGGATAACGTACTCGGCAATTCTGTGAAGTTCACTCAAGAAGGGCATATCATTCTTCGTGCTTGGGCAAACAGGCCCATTACAAGAAGCTCAACCATTGTTCCTTCGAGATTTGGCTGTTTAAGACCCGGTGCCAATTTCTTATGTTTCTTCAAAACAAGAGAACATCACGATGATTGTCATCCGTTCAGTTTGGTTCAAAATGATCCCAACTCGATTGAGTTCTACTTTGAAGTGGATGATACTGGCATTGGAATCccaaaggaaaagagagagcTGGTGTTTGAGGACTATGTTCAAATTAAAGAAGGGCAAGGAGGAACTGGCTTGGGGCTTGGAATTGTTCAGTCTTTTGTAAGTTCTGTTTCCATGCTGAAATTTCTTGTTTGAGATATATTTGACTATTTTTTACATACTATCTCTCTCTTGTGAAATTTCTGAATTTTACCTGACATATATTGTGAATACCAGGTTCGTTTGATGGGAGGTGAGATTAGCATCAAGGACAAAGAGCCTGGTAAAATCGGAACCTGTGTTGGGTTCAATGTGCTCATGAAGCTGGATGGAGCCCATGAACAACATGACATAGAAGAAGGCAGTTCAATCCCATCGACAGAAACAAGCGAAAGCCGCATCCGAGCCTCAGCCTTCAGAGAAGCTAATAGCTTTGATGGTGTCCACTGTGTGCTTCTTGTTCATGGTGGTGAAACACGAAGAATCCTGCGAGCTTGGATGGAAAACCTTGGGATTGAAGTCTGCCTAGTACCACAACTCGAGTTCCTTGCTGCTGCCGTTGAGAAGTTGTGCCATGCTGACACTTCTCCTGCAAGGACATCATCAGACAGTTTTGAATGTCGCACGGACTACTGTTTCAGGCCCAGAGATAGGGTTGTCCAAATACTGCCCGTTGCACTGAATAATAGCAATAGCGTCCAAAGAGGCACATTTGGAGGAGTGCTAGTTGTCATTGACGCACACTATGGAAAAATGGAGGACATGTGCACAGAGATGAGCTTTGCTAAAGTTAAAAATCAAATTCCATGCAAAGTTGTTTGTCTTGCAGATGCGAATACCTCTTCAAATGACTTGAGACAGTTCAGGCACAGTACATGCTGTGATCTTATCCTGCAAAAACCAATCCACGGGTCCCGGTTACACGCTCTCTTGAAGATCCTGATGGACCTGCAGATGCCGCACGCCCAAAACTCATCTCATGTTAGTCCTGATGACAACACTGATACCGGCACTCCAGGAGGATCATCAGGAGCTGGCAAATCAGCCATGATCACGCATACGGCTTCAGAACCAAGACTGGAAGACGATAAACCCTTGACTGGAACACATGTATTGTTAGTGGAGGACACTCTGACTTTGCAGACTATTGGGAAGAAGATACTGTATCAGCTAGGAGCAACTGTTGAAGTGGCAGAGGATGGAGCCAAAGCTGTCAGCATGTTTGAAGCTGCTCTTGAACAAGCCGCAGCTGGCTCGGAAAAGGATGCAACATCCACTCCCTATGATGTCATCCTCATGGATTGCCAGGTtaggttaaaaaaaaaatcttacaaTACCCACATGTTCTCTTTTCCTGTACTAGAACACTTCTCATTCTCTGTGTGAGTTGCCATCAAATTATCTGCTAATAACCGGTCTACTGGTAGTAAAATTGCTGTCTATCACACATCATATTTCCCGTTGAGATGTTCATTACTAGGACCTGTTCTTTGTGCCAGATGCCCGTGATGGACGGCTACGAAGCGACAAGGCGCATCCGTGAGGTGGAGAACCGCTACGGGATCCACACTCGGATCATCGCCTTGACCGCGCACGCCATGGAAGAGGAGACGCGGAAGACCATCCTCGCCGGGATGGACCTTCATCTGACCAAACCCATGGAACGCAGGAGCATAGCAGAAGCGATCCGCCGCGTGCGCGGAGGCCAGGGATAGGGTCTCCGCCATGTCGTTGCATCGACCTGGGAACTGAGATTGCTGCCAGCTTGCCGCTGCCCAGTGGCAATCTTCTTGGCTCTTGGCTACAGACAAGAGTTAAGAACTTTTTTTCTATTGGGACACTTGGTGGTGTGCGACTGGTGATCGGTAGGTTGCGTGATCAACGATCACGGCAGGACTTATCGCGGGGGATAGTTTCCTGATATCTGAAAATATCGGCTGCGGAGATAACA encodes the following:
- the LOC101777307 gene encoding probable histidine kinase 2, whose amino-acid sequence is MSWVMGTAAAIVLMACGAMAAGAAAAAFLATLRALRRSVAREALLRASLVRHKEAPQQAERKSLNKTSAFAGASHDIRSALAAITGLVDVSRVEARAHPQITRNLEQMDVCTKKLLEILNSILDTSKVESGKMQLDEVEFNLADVLEESMDMINIVGISKGLEVVWDPCDFSILKCGDVIGDCRRLKQILDNVLGNSVKFTQEGHIILRAWANRPITRSSTIVPSRFGCLRPGANFLCFFKTREHHDDCHPFSLVQNDPNSIEFYFEVDDTGIGIPKEKRELVFEDYVQIKEGQGGTGLGLGIVQSFVRLMGGEISIKDKEPGKIGTCVGFNVLMKLDGAHEQHDIEEGSSIPSTETSESRIRASAFREANSFDGVHCVLLVHGGETRRILRAWMENLGIEVCLVPQLEFLAAAVEKLCHADTSPARTSSDSFECRTDYCFRPRDRVVQILPVALNNSNSVQRGTFGGVLVVIDAHYGKMEDMCTEMSFAKVKNQIPCKVVCLADANTSSNDLRQFRHSTCCDLILQKPIHGSRLHALLKILMDLQMPHAQNSSHVSPDDNTDTGTPGGSSGAGKSAMITHTASEPRLEDDKPLTGTHVLLVEDTLTLQTIGKKILYQLGATVEVAEDGAKAVSMFEAALEQAAAGSEKDATSTPYDVILMDCQMPVMDGYEATRRIREVENRYGIHTRIIALTAHAMEEETRKTILAGMDLHLTKPMERRSIAEAIRRVRGGQG